A single Gammaproteobacteria bacterium DNA region contains:
- a CDS encoding hypothetical protein (Evidence 5 : Unknown function) → MIKSMTYSINFRRKVLAIQKQEQLTYAEAASRFGIGIATLTRWRSRLEPKL, encoded by the coding sequence ATGATTAAATCCATGACATATTCAATTAATTTCCGTCGCAAAGTACTCGCCATACAAAAACAAGAACAGCTCACTTACGCAGAAGCCGCAAGCCGATTTGGAATTGGGATTGCTACTTTGACGCGGTGGCGTTCACGCCTGGAGCCAAAACTATAG